A genomic window from Halogeometricum sp. S3BR5-2 includes:
- a CDS encoding ABC transporter ATP-binding protein, protein MPRSRTEAGRRADDPIVEVRDASVTYDLEHRAAMVLDDVSLDLRRGEILGVVGESGSGKSMLANAMMDAVEEPGITTGTVQYFPESTAEPVDVLDLSDEELRKFRWEEIAMVFQGALSSFNPTMTIEGHFEETLEAHGYDVDEGMERARELLSDLYLNPERVLDSYSHELSGGMSQRALIALSLVLEPNVLLMDEPTAALDLLMQRSILSLLDDIKEKYDLSILFITHDLPLVAGLADRLAILYAFELVEVGPSTRVVRGSQHPYTRALLRAVPSIDAPLETMQPIPGSAPNPAHTPDGCHYTPRCPLATDECRRETPPWFDVGDDQRTACFHHEEAEAAVPLEPEVVQS, encoded by the coding sequence ATGCCACGAAGCAGAACAGAGGCCGGACGCCGCGCCGACGACCCGATCGTCGAGGTCCGAGACGCGAGCGTCACCTACGACCTGGAGCACCGAGCGGCGATGGTACTGGACGACGTGAGTCTCGACCTCAGACGGGGAGAGATACTCGGCGTCGTCGGCGAGTCGGGATCGGGCAAATCGATGCTCGCCAACGCGATGATGGACGCCGTCGAGGAGCCGGGAATCACGACCGGCACGGTTCAGTACTTCCCCGAATCGACCGCCGAACCGGTCGACGTCCTCGATTTATCCGACGAGGAACTCCGCAAGTTCCGCTGGGAGGAGATCGCCATGGTGTTCCAGGGGGCGCTGTCGTCGTTCAACCCCACGATGACCATCGAGGGACACTTCGAGGAGACGCTCGAAGCCCACGGATACGACGTGGACGAGGGGATGGAGCGCGCGCGCGAACTCCTCTCCGACCTGTATCTGAACCCCGAGCGGGTGCTGGACTCGTACTCGCACGAACTCTCCGGCGGGATGAGTCAGCGAGCGCTCATCGCCCTGTCGCTGGTCTTGGAGCCGAACGTGCTGTTGATGGACGAACCCACGGCGGCGCTCGACCTCCTGATGCAGCGGTCCATCCTGAGCCTGCTCGACGACATCAAGGAGAAGTACGACCTCTCCATCCTGTTCATCACGCACGACCTGCCGCTGGTCGCCGGTTTGGCCGACCGCTTGGCCATCCTCTACGCGTTCGAACTCGTTGAGGTCGGTCCGAGTACGCGCGTCGTCCGCGGCTCACAACACCCCTACACGCGAGCGTTGCTCCGGGCGGTTCCGAGCATCGACGCACCGCTGGAGACGATGCAGCCGATTCCCGGGAGCGCGCCGAACCCCGCTCACACGCCGGACGGCTGCCATTACACCCCGCGGTGTCCGCTGGCGACCGACGAGTGTCGGCGGGAGACCCCGCCGTGGTTCGACGTGGGAGACGACCAGCGAACGGCGTGTTTCCACCACGAGG